DNA sequence from the Sulfurimonas sp. HSL3-7 genome:
TGACGACAGAGAGAACCGGGTTGACCAGGACGGAACCGATAGAGTACTTCTGTTTTGTCGCATCGTTCATGACCACGGAGTTACCGTTCATCTCGCTGGCCGTAGCGGCAAGTGTCATGACTGTAAAGACGGGCAGGGCTTCGGTGATCTCTGCTTTATGGATGAAAAAGTCCCAGACATCGCCGTCGTATTTGGCACCGGCGGCAATCGCCTTGGCGGAGTCGGCAACCGAACCGCCGCCGACACCGAGAACAGCCTGCAGCTTATCTGCTTTAGCGATACTGATGCCGTCATTGACCCGGCTGAGCAGCGGATTGCTGACAATGCCGTCGAGTTCGCGGTAACCGACGCCGTTTTCGTTAAGTGATTTAATGATCCGTTCATAGAGACCGCTCTTTTTAATGCTGCCTGTGCCGTAGACCAATAAGACATTTTCGATGCCGTTTTCTTTAATGTATCGGCCGATATTGTTCTCTTTGTCTTTGCCAAATTCGATCTTGGTCGGGTTGTAATAGGTAAAGTCGTGCATTTTCGTCCTCTGTCGGTAGATTTTGAAAATTATAGGTCCTATGGACTTAAATATCCCTTACAGTAATTTAGGTAAGTAATGGGAATATGTTGACTTTATGTTACAATTACATATGGACACCTCTAAAGACCCTAGCAGGCTTCAGAGGGAAGAAAGAGAGATGAAATTGTGCAGAATTTTTCTTGAGTCATAGCCGTAGCTATGAGGATAGAAAATTGTGTGCAAGATCGCTCTCTTTATCCCTCCCTTCGGGCGATAGAGAGAAATCCACACTCCGCGTTGCCTCTTTTCGTCTTAGCTATGGCTAGGGCTTCAAAGGGTCGCCTTGATTGTGAACTTCTCTCTATCGCTGAAGTCAACTAGGGTCTTTTGAGGTGCCCATAACTAAGGATTGTGATGCATTTTATTAATGGCAAAGAATACAAGTGTTCTGTTTCGGTCACGCTCGACATCTTCAACGACCGGTGGAAACTTGCAATTATCTGGTATCTGCTCGAAGAGAACAAGCGTTTTAAAGACCTGCACAAAGATATCAGTGAAATAACGCAAAAAACATTGACGGTCAAGCTCAAAGAGCTCGAAGAGAAGAACATCATTCACAGAGAGGTATTTCCGGAAGTACCGCCGAAAGTGGTCTACTCCCTGACGCCGATCGGCAAAAAATTGAAACCGGTTCTCGAAGAGATGTACAAGTGGGGCATGGAGTACATAGAAGAGTACGGCCAGTTAAGCAGTGACAACTTTTGCGGTGTCGATATCTGCAAAAAATAGCCCGCGAAACAGGCTAGGCGTCAGCAGCAAGGAAGAGCTTGCGCAGCGTTCCCCTTTTCTTGACACCATTAAGATAGAGTACATAGAGAACATGAACAGCTACCATCGCGGCAAAGACCGGTTGTGTTGCATCTCTAAGCTCTCGCACCCATAGAATGGCCTCTCCTTTCGCTACGACAAGCAGATAAATATCACTGAACAACGTAATCAGCAGCGCCGTACACATGGCGATATACCCAAGCGCGACAAGGGCTTCCAAGACATTTTTTGCACGGACAAGATGCATCAGGGGTACGGCATTGATCTTGTTGAGCGCCATATAAACGCGTGCCATCACAGCTGCAAAAAGCATGCCGATAAAGAGCGTATGGAGATTGTGCAGGGGTTCGCTCCAGAGGTTGTCCAGGGGATTGTAGCCCGTAAAGTACGTGGTGAAAATCCCGAATACACTGACCGTGGTCAGTAGATACCAGAGACGGTAGAGTTTAGTAAAATTGATCTGCATGGTGTTCCTTATTTAAAAGTCATAACGGCGTAACCGCGGTTTTGATAAGCGATGGTGTCGATGAAACTGTTTTTGGAGATATGCACAAAAGGCAGCACCTCTTTTTGCTCAATTGCGTTCGCGTCCAGCGACATGGCGCAGGCGACGATCTCAACACCTTTTTTCTCTGCGAGGCGGGTAATGACATTCTGGGCATTTTGGATGTAGGGCATATCTTCATCATAGATGATCTCTTCGAAGGCACGTGAGGCCATCGGCACACAACCGCCGTGAAGTGTAATGGCAACAGTGGCTTTATCACCACGCTTTTCGATCATCTCAATCGTCTTCTCAACCAGCATCATTCGGCCGCTGATATAGCGGGCATCATCAGAACTGCAGTCAAAGACGGCTTTGTACTCTTGTGCCTGGATGGTACCAAGGAGTGCCAAGAGAAGCAAAAGTGTGTGTTTCATAGTAGGGTTCCTTTTTTGCTCAAGTCTAATAACGTTAAGTTGAACTTGACGTTTTGAATTATAGGTTATAATTCTTAAAATTAGTAGGGTTCTTAAAGATGCCCTGTATTACAAAAAGGCGGGGTATGGAATATAAAATATCCGAACTTGTAGCAAAGACCAATGTACCGAAATCCACTATTCTCTATTACATCAAAGAGGGCGTGCTTCCTGAGGCGAAAAAGCTGAAATCGAACGTGCACCGATACAATGAAGAACATCTGGAACTGATCAGGTACATCAAATACATGCAGCAGGAGATGGGCAGCTCGATCGAGCAGATCAAGAGTATACTGCAGCAGAAAAACCAGTCATTTTCAAGTTCTTTTACCATGTTGGCACCGCTGATGCAGACGCTTAGCGGTATACCTGTCGGCGAAAAACATTACTCCAAAGCAGAATTTACGGAACATCACGGTTTTGATGCCGGGATGTTGGATATGCTGTTGAACGATGGTATTCTGATGCCGATAGGAGAGGATGACTATACGGACAGAGAAGCATCTATTGTCAGGCTTGTAGAAGACTTTGCAGAGGTGGGCATTGATCATGACATATTGAAAAGGTATGTTTTTCATGCAAAAGTCCTCGCAGATCTTGAAAGTCAGATACAGATAAAGTTGTGCGATAGACGCAACGATGACAATTTTTCACGGTTGTGGAAAGTGATGTTCGAGACGCTGTTTAATGCCAAACAGTATCTTTTTAGCCGCTATACCTATAAGGCCATGTATAAGGCACTTAAAGAGGAGGTGTCAGGGTGGAAACAGCTCTGAATAACAGTACTTGCGGCATCAGGGTGATACGATAGCCACTTTTATTTGACTTTTGCTAGAATGGCCGCAAAGACTACATTATCAAGGACCATTTATGAAAAAATCTTATCTTGCTTCGACGCCTGATGAGAACGGTTATTTCGGAAAATACGGGGGTGCTTTCATACCGCCGCAGCTCGAAAAGCCGTTTAAAGAGATCACTGCAGCCTACGAAAAGCTTTCAAAATCCCATGAATTCCGCCATGAGCTCAAAAAGATACGTAAACATTACCAGGGGAGACCGACGCCGGTCTACTATGCAAAGAATCTGAGCGAGTATTGCGGCGGCGGACAGATCTACTTGAAACGCGAGGACTTGAACCATACCGGCGCCCATAAGCTCAACCACTGTATGGCGGAAGCCCTTATTGCCAAACACCTTGGAAAGAAAAAGCTTATAGCCGAAACGGGGGCGGGGCAGCACGGTGTGGCTTTGGCGACGGCCGCCGCCTATTTCGGTCTGGAATGCGACATCTATATGGGGGAAGTGGACATTGCCAAGGAACATCCGAATGTCGTACGTATGCAGATACTCGGTGCGCGGGTTATTCCGGCGACACATGGTCTGAAAACGCTTAAAGAGGCTGTCGATTCGGCATTTGAGGCGTATGTCGGTGATGCGGAAAATTCACTTTACGCCATTGGTTCCGTCGTCGGTCCACACCCTTTTCCACAGATGGTACGCGATTTTCAAAGTGTCGTAGGAATGGAAGCGCGTGAGCAGTTCCTGGAGATGACGGGAATGCTGCCTGATCATGCCGTGGCATGTGTCGGCGGCGGCTCAAATGCGATGGGGCTTTTTGCCGGATTTATCGATGATCCGGTTCAACTGCATGGGGTCGAGCCTCTGGGCGTAGGCACCAAGCTGGGACAGCATGCTGCCTCGCTAACTTACGGGGAAGAGGGGATCATGCACGGCTTTAACTCCGTCATGCTGAAAGATGAACGAGGCGAACCGGCTCCGGTCTACTCCATCGGCTCAGGCATCGACTACCCGTCGGTTGGACCGGAACACGCCTACCTTCGCGATATTGGGCGAACGATTGTCGGTACATGCAATGATGCTGAGGCGGTCGATGCCTTTTATAAACTCTCACAGCTCGAAGGGATCATCCCGGCACTGGAGTCGGCCCATGCCGTGGCTTACGCGATGAAACTGGCCAAAGAGAACCCGAAAGATGCCATCCTGGTCAACCTGAGCGGCCGGGGTGACAAAGACATTGACTTTGTGGTTGAACACCATCCTATCCCTGCACGTCCATAATCTCTTCGGCTAAGAGCTCTTCACCTGAGCTCGGCGGCTCAGGCATAGCAAAAGGTACTTCGTATTACTTTTTTATATTCCTGACTAAACTGGTATGGATGGTTGACATTGAAAAAATCTATCGTTAGAATACCCTCATAATATTAGGTATAGTTATCTAACATAAGGAAAAAAGATGCCACAATCCTGTCCGCTAGCATTTCGGCAGATCGACGGAACGATCGCCCGCATAAACGCCATGTCAGTTTTTTTACTGTCGCTTTTGTCTGTTTTTATACCGGAACCCCTGATCTTGCTTGTTTTAGGCTTTGACTTTATGATACGTCTCTATGGAAACAGACGTTTCAGCCCGGTATTTCAAGTGTCGACACTGTTGCAAAGGGTATTGGGTCTCAAGTCTGAGATGGTTGATGCCGGTGCAAAACGTCTGGCGTCCCATTTCGGCCTCTTTTTTGTTTTTGCCGCGTTGGTTTCCCATCTGGCAGGTCTGACGGAGGTGATGTATGCCATAGTGGCTGTTTTTCTTTTCTGCCTCTCGCTGGAACTTCTGTTCGGTTACTGTATCGGCTGCAAGATCTATTTCATCTACCGCAAGTTTGTTCCGGAGAGAAGATAGTGGCCGGTATATCGACACGCGGCATCTACGGTCTTGCGGCCATGCATGTCCTGAGCCATGCACCCCGCAACCGTGCCATGCAGATCAAAGAGATCGCTGCGATGACCCAGGTGTCGCACTCTTATCTTGAGCAGCTTCTTTCTGCACTTCGTAAAGGCGGACTTGTGATAAGTATACGCGGGGCCAATGGCGGCTATAAGCTTGCCCGGCCGGCACATGAAATCACTGTTCTTGAGATCATAGAGGTCCTTGAAGGCCCCCTTTGCAAGATAGATGGCAACGTAGGTGCCAGTGTGATACTGGAGTATTTTTGGTCCGATATTCACGAGAAGGTCAGAGAGCTTTTTATGTTGAAACTTTCAGAACTTGATCAATCATTCCAGCCATATCATTACGATATATAAACAGCTGCAGAACTTTTTCTTGAACTTTTTTTGATTTCAATTTCTATTTAGTCTTCTTATAGTAACTTAGCGTTATCCAGCATGAAAGATGCCTAATTATGAACAACACTGAAACGCTACTGCTTGCCATTGCCATTATAATCCTGCTTGGGTTGATTATCTACTCTCTTCTTCTCTCATCCGGATCGTTAAACCCAAAGTCAGCAGAGTCGCAGGCCGAATCACTCAAGAAACTACTGGATGAATATGCGCTGCAAGTGAAAAAGGAAGAGAAGACGCTGGAAGAGCAGTTTGATTCTCTGGAGATCACAATCCCGACAAAGATTTATCCCAAGTTTGACAATAGCAGAGCCGTCGATGAGATGGGTCTGAGCCAGGAAGATGCTGATGCCTTTGTCCTTGACCTTATTAAAGCGATCGAAGCTGAGGTCCCAAAAATAGACATGGCTCTGACCAACGGGGATTATAAGTCTCTTGAAGAGATCGTGCATACGATCACAGGGACTTCGTCGACCCTTGGTTCCGGCGGTATATCATCGGCTCTTATCAGTTTTTATGCCGCGGTACAACATCATGACTCGCTACAAAAGCTCTTTATTCATCAGCAAAATGTGAAACATTACCTCTCTTCTCTGAAAGAAGAATATGTTGTTGTCTGAAAACTGACAAGACCCCTGCACCGTTAAAACACATTATTCGCGTTATTTACATAAACATAAATATAAACATTGTAGAATGTATTTTTTATTAATTTGAACTATAAAGAAAGGGCCTGGCAAAATCCATAATGTGATTTTTCCGGTCTATTCACAAACAAGGTAGAATGTGGCGAAAAAGAAACAACTCGATCATGATGATACACTTTTTGAACAATTAGATTTTGATAAGGTCAAAGACGAACTCAATGTGGAGATGCTGGCAAAACAGCAGGCGATGTCCGGTAAGCCGCCATCGGAGAGTCTCAGCCTTGATGCCAACGAACAGAAGATCATCAACTACTTCACGGAAAGACTTTCCCAGGTCAAACAGGAGATCTTTAAGAAGATCGCCTCGTATGAACACATGGCGATGCGTGTGAATGATATTACGGCGACATTGACTGAAGCCAAATATGCAAGTGAAGAGTTTCTGCAAAACATCACGACCTTTCAGGAAAGTGCCAAACAGCGTATAAAGGACCTTAAACAGGAACTCAACGTCAAAAAAAACGATCTGAAAAACTTTAAGATTGCCAACGCATTGACGAGAGAAGCTTCGTATCCCAGCTCTAAGATCCTCTACATCGGCATTATCATGCTTATTCTCTTGAGTGAGACCATGCTCAATGCCTATTTCTTTGCCAAAGGCAATGAACTCGGACTCATCGGAGGGGCGGCGCAGGCCTTGATCATCTCGGTCATCAATATGACGCTCGCTTTTTTTCTGGGCAGTTTTTTGGTCAAGCGGCTCAACCTTGTAAACAAAAGTGCGCTTTACAAGTATGGCATCGCTCTGATCCTGGCCCTCTCTGCACTCCTTATCCTGCTGTTCAATCTCCTTGTAGGGCATCTGCGTGTGCAGCTTGGCATCGATCCTGAAAATGCCTATGTCAACTCCATCATCTCTTTTCAGCAAAACCCTTTCGGTCTGCATGAGTTTGATTCGATCGTCCTGGTCCTTGTGGGACTGCTCTCTTTTCTAATCGCTTTCACGGATTTTTACAAGATGGATGATGAATATCCGAACTATGGTGCTCTTGACCGAAAGTACCAGGAAGCACTGCTCGAGTATACCGAGTTGAAAGAGGAGCTTCTCAATGAGATAGAGAAGATGTCGGAATCGATCCTTAATAAACTTGAAACACGTCAGATGACCAGCCGCGTTATTATGCAGGAGTTGACGGAGATACCGATCTTCAGACAAAAACTGAATGACCACTACAAAGAGTATTATAACTATCTCAACAACACCTGCAACGCGATGTTGAATGTCTACAGGGAGACGAACAAAGAGCACCGAAGTGATGAAGCACCGGCTTATTTCAACCAGAGAGAAGAACTTGATGCCGATTTCGCGATAAAGATAGTTGAGCCCAAGTTCAAAAAAGATTTAGTCCGTTACCAGGAAGAAGTCCAGGAACTGCCGCATATTATCGGCGAACAGAAACTGAAGATCAATGCGACACTTAAAGAGGTGATTACGGAGCTCGGCGAAAACTCTGAAACGGGAACAGTAAATGCGTAGGCGGGCGAAAAGAGAAAAAAAAGACAAACTCGGCTACATCATTATCGGTGTTGTCGTCGCCATTTTGTTGTCGATTACCGTCTTTATAGCCAGTAACCAGCGTGCGGACATTGATAAAGAGAGCATGTGCCGCGTTGATGGGCAATTTGACAGACAGGTCATCATTCTTGACATGACGGACAACTATAACAGTATCCAGGTCACACAGATCAAACATATCATCATGAATATCATAGCGAATCTGAAGATTGATGAGCAGATCCAGCTTTTTTTTATCGACAGCACCTTGCCGGCTGAGATGCAGTCACAGGTCACGCTTTGTAATCCGGGTGACGGGGCCGGAAAAAGTGAGCTCTACAGCAACCCTAAACTGTTAAAAAAACGTTGGGAAAAGAAGTTTCACAATCCATTGATGAAAGAGATGGCATCGCTTTCCGATGAGTACACGTGTACCACGTCGCCGATCATAGAGACGATTCAGGTCGTCAACAATATTGCATTTCCCTATGTGAAAGATCCTTCTATCCATTACAAGATAACGATCATCTCCGACATGATTCAAAATTCCTCCGCACTCTCTTTCTTTAAATCCTCAAACGGGAAACTGGAATCGTTCGTAGACTCAAAAGAGTTTTTCAAGGTCCGTACCGATCTTGAAGGGGTGGATGTGGACATTGTGGTGGTAAGACGTGACAAGCTGGAGCGGTTTCAAAGCCGGGACCATATCGATTTCTGGATCAATCTTTTAGAAAACATGAACGCTAACGTAGAGAGCGTTAAAATGACAGATGGTTAAGCATGATAGGCAATAAACTTAAATTCGAAGACACTTTTTTCAGCGGTATTCAGATCAAACACCTCTTTGTTGCGGCTTTTGTAAGCGGTATCTTTTTCATCCTGCTCGGCTCCGTTTTCGGTATGCTCTATCTCTCTGTGATTATGACGATCGCAGTGATGATCGGTTATTTTTTGACAGGCCGCCGACTTGTCGACAAAGAGCTGCTGACCAATGAGCAGTTTGCCGACAGCAACTACTACCTAGGCTTTTTATTTACATTGATCTCTCTGGCGAGTTCTCTTTACCTGCTCTCTTCCGATCTGTTGGCAGGGGGGCTGCTGACACGCCTGATCGGTCAGTTCGGTATTTCGATCTCGACAACGATTGTGGGCCTTTCCATGCGTATCTATCTTTTGAGCTTCAGTCCCAACATCAGCTCAAACATCGAGAGTTTCAACCTCATGATCATGGAGAAACTGCAGCTGCTTAATGACCATATCGGCCACAGTATCGATCAGACAAAGACCTTTTCGCGGGTTATTGACGAAAAGCTGGAGATCTTTACGGACCAGACGCTTAAGTCGGTAGAGCGTTACAATCAGCGCCTTGTTGAAAGTCTGGAACAGACAAGCATAAACAATATTTTCACCAAGATCTATGATGACATGGACAAGATTCATCAGCAAGAAGAGAGCAGGGTGAGTGAGATCTATGAGAATATCACGGCCTTGCATAAAAGTTATGAAGAGCAGAATCTTGCCTCTGCCCAATCTTTCCAAAAGACGATGAAAGAGAGCGAGAAGTGGATCGAAGAGTTCAACTCCACCATGGGCTCTTCGGCGGGAAGCATCGCCAACTCCAATGCGGAGATGCGTAAAGTCATCAGCTCTTTCAACGAGTTTGTACGCGATCTTCCGATGTTGTTTCGTCAGGTCAATGACATGTTCGCCGAAAGTTCGAAGACTCTCACCGATGACCTCTCAGAGAAAAACAGAGCGTTGATAGAAGCCTATGCTCAGCAGAAAGACAGGCAGAACAAGATCCTGATCGAACGTCTTTTAGGGGAAAATCAAAAAGTGATCGACAGCTTTATCGCCAACGGCGTCAACAGTAACCAAGAGATATTGGAAAAGCTCAACAGCTTTAACAGGCAGATGATGGAAAGCTTTGTGCAAAACAGAGAAGCGGGCAACGAGAAGATCATTAACGATATCACCGTCTTAAACAATAAAGTCATCCAGTCCATCGGTTCTAAAACAGAACGTCTTCATAACCAGGTCGTTGACGCTATTATGACCTCGAGCACAAAAGTCCTCGGCAACTTTATCAGCTCACAGGCACAGAAGAATGAAACGATGATCGATGGAATAGTCGAGGAGAACAGACGAATGCTTGACGCATTGAGCGAAAAACTTCTGCTCCAGCAGGCGGCTATTAAAGATAATGTGCTTTCGCAAAGTCCAAAAGAGGAAACGCCGGCAGTGAATATAAAGCTGGTCGAAACGATGCTTCAGGAGAACAGGCGGATGCTTGAAGCTTTGAACAACAAGTTTATGGTGCAAGAGGAGACGGATAAAGAGAAAGTGCTTTTTCGAAGACAAAGAGAAGAGACACCTGCTGTGAACGAGAAGATGCGTTCCCATGGGAACGTCAAGCTACCCAAACAGTAAGCGGATATCATTTCCATGAAATACAGCGGCAATAACAACGGCGATTTCTTATTCGGTATCACCCTTACCGAGCTGATATTGATGCTCTTTTTCATTCTTCTCCTCAGTTCGGCGTTTATCTCTGTTGAAAAATCGAGTGAGATCATACAGCTCCATAAAGAGAAGGAACGTATTGCCGAAGAGAACCGGCATCTTCAGATAAAGAACCGTATGAACCAAAAGCTTTCAGAAGAGATGGTCAACAGCGCCCTGCGTTTCAAACTCAAAGATTATGAAGAGAAAGATCTGAAAAAAGAGGTTAAATCGATCTTTAAAGAGTTGAGTAACCAGACTGTTCTGATCGCTGAAAACAAAGCGCTGAAAGCCGAGATAGAGCGTTATGAAAACAGCGCAGAACTCATCGAGGTCAATGCGGATATCAATGCGGAGATAGCCAGAAAAGCGGCACTGCTGCAGGAGCTGAAAGAGCTGAACTCCACAAAAGAGCTGCACACGCTTGTCTCCGATCTGGACATTGCGCAGAAAAAGAACCTGGAGTTTGAAACGGCGCTTGCAGCAGCCGTTGAAAAAGAGAAGGAACTTCTGAAAGAAAATGCATTTTTGGAAAAATCACTCAAAGAGCACTTCTCTATGACCAAAGAGCAGCTGGCATATGAACAGGATATACTGAAAGGGCAGATCGTCTATCTTACCCGTAAGCTCAATATGGGCGGCGGCAATGAACTGCCGCCGTGCTGGGCCAATAAAAAAAGCGGGAAAGCGGAATATATCTTTTCTGTCACCATCGGTGAAGAGAGCATCAAAGTTGCGCCGAAATGGCCAAAATACCGTGAGAAAGAGCTGAAAAAATACAAAGGGCTGAACAAACTCTTTGGCCGCGATATGAGTGTTGACGAATTTCTAAAGATCACCCGTCCGATCTACAGCGATGCGGATAAAAAAGAGTGCAAGCACTACCTTTACCTTTATGATGATGCGATCACAAAAGACGGTTACAAGATGAAACGCCTGCGTCTCGAAAACCACTTCTATAAATATGAGGATGGATCAAAACTGTATTGAGCTGTTTTTAATAAACAGACCGAATATACGCCAGGGCCTCTTTTGCATCATCGGCAATAACCACATCGAGCATCATCAGGTTGTGCGACAGACCGAAATCTTCGATACTCATGCCGTCTCTGCAGACGGTGGCATCGGCTGCAAGCTTTTGCGCGTCGCGAACGCGCTCTATCATGGGGCGGCGATCCGCAGCGTAACCGTAGACCTTTTTGCCAAGTGCGGCACCGTAACCGACCTCATACACGGTGCCAGAGTCGGGTTCGATCCCGCGAAAGGGATTGAGGTTCGCCAGCACGATGTCGCAGGATGCAAGCAGGGCGATGTTGGCCTCTCTGATCGCTTTGGCGATGTTGGATGGTGTGCCATCGAACACCACTGTATTATCGAGAGGAAAGCAGCCTTCAAAACCGTATTGTCGGCAGAGCTCTTTTAAAGCAGCCCCTCTTTCGATCGCATTGTGTTCAAAGACATCTGGCCCGGCAAGGTAGATCTTCAGCATCAATTTCATCCTCGGATTTTTTTAATTATAACGTAGACGGGAAGCTTTGGCGGGAATTCCGCTGTTTCACGCTCCCGACAGTGAAATAACGAGAAGAATTGTATATAATTCAGGTAATAAACGTAGTTAGGATCTCCCATAGTAAGAAAAATCGTTAAATTCGGCTCAGTCGGTGCCTTGGGTACACTGACAAATATCACTGTATTCAGTGCCTTGACCTTTTTGAATGTCCATTACAATATCTCTTCCATTGCCGCTTTTCTGGTGGCGGTGACACAGAATTATCAGCTCAACAAAAAATGGACATTCCGCGATCACAAGACAAGGACAAGAAAGAAATTTCCCAAATATTTGGCTTTGAATTTCTTAAGCTTTTTGCTGAACCTGCTGGTGCTTAACATCGTGGTCCTGAATTTCGGCGAAGAGAAGTTGATACAGATCGCCGGGCAGATTGCCGGTATCGCCGTCGCGATGGGTTTTAATTTTTTAGGAAGCTATCTGATTATTTTTGCACACCATAAGGAGGAAGAGATATGAGTCGAGGCATTGTTGTTATCCCAACCTATAACGAGATCGATAATATAGAAGTAATCTTAAAAAAGGTCTTTGATCTTCAACTGGAGCTGGATATCCTGATCGTGGATGACAACTCACCCGATAAGACCTACGCCAAAGTACAGGAACTTATCGATACCAAACTCTACGGCGAAAAACTCCATCTCATTATCAGACAAAAGAAAGAGGGGCTGGGCAAAGCCTATATTGAGGGTTTCAAGTGGTGTCTGGCCAGAGAGTACGCTTTTGTGATCGAAATGGATGCGGACCTTTCTCATGACCCGAAATACCTCCCCGCGTTTATTGAGAAGATTAAAGAGTACGACCTGGTGATCGGCAGCCGTTACGTCAAGGGCGGCGGTGTTGTCAACTGGTCGCTGCTGCGAAAATTCATCAGTTTCGGCGGCAGTACCTATGCCCGTACGATCCTCGGCATTTCCATTAAAGATGTCACAGGCGGCTTCAAATGCTTCCGACGCGAAGTCCTGGAAGCCATTGACCTCGACAACATCATGAGTGCCGGATACGCTTTTCAGATTGAGATGAACTACAGGACAATCCTTAAAGGGT
Encoded proteins:
- a CDS encoding helix-turn-helix domain-containing protein, which gives rise to MHFINGKEYKCSVSVTLDIFNDRWKLAIIWYLLEENKRFKDLHKDISEITQKTLTVKLKELEEKNIIHREVFPEVPPKVVYSLTPIGKKLKPVLEEMYKWGMEYIEEYGQLSSDNFCGVDICKK
- a CDS encoding polyprenol monophosphomannose synthase, which produces MSRGIVVIPTYNEIDNIEVILKKVFDLQLELDILIVDDNSPDKTYAKVQELIDTKLYGEKLHLIIRQKKEGLGKAYIEGFKWCLAREYAFVIEMDADLSHDPKYLPAFIEKIKEYDLVIGSRYVKGGGVVNWSLLRKFISFGGSTYARTILGISIKDVTGGFKCFRREVLEAIDLDNIMSAGYAFQIEMNYRTILKGFKVKEVPIVFEDRVAGKSKMSKKIFIEALLNVVTLRLHKQDILEGK
- a CDS encoding DsrE family protein codes for the protein MKHTLLLLLALLGTIQAQEYKAVFDCSSDDARYISGRMMLVEKTIEMIEKRGDKATVAITLHGGCVPMASRAFEEIIYDEDMPYIQNAQNVITRLAEKKGVEIVACAMSLDANAIEQKEVLPFVHISKNSFIDTIAYQNRGYAVMTFK
- a CDS encoding nucleoside 2-deoxyribosyltransferase; the encoded protein is MKLMLKIYLAGPDVFEHNAIERGAALKELCRQYGFEGCFPLDNTVVFDGTPSNIAKAIREANIALLASCDIVLANLNPFRGIEPDSGTVYEVGYGAALGKKVYGYAADRRPMIERVRDAQKLAADATVCRDGMSIEDFGLSHNLMMLDVVIADDAKEALAYIRSVY
- a CDS encoding GtrA family protein translates to MVKFGSVGALGTLTNITVFSALTFLNVHYNISSIAAFLVAVTQNYQLNKKWTFRDHKTRTRKKFPKYLALNFLSFLLNLLVLNIVVLNFGEEKLIQIAGQIAGIAVAMGFNFLGSYLIIFAHHKEEEI
- a CDS encoding DUF4395 domain-containing protein yields the protein MPQSCPLAFRQIDGTIARINAMSVFLLSLLSVFIPEPLILLVLGFDFMIRLYGNRRFSPVFQVSTLLQRVLGLKSEMVDAGAKRLASHFGLFFVFAALVSHLAGLTEVMYAIVAVFLFCLSLELLFGYCIGCKIYFIYRKFVPERR
- a CDS encoding Rrf2 family transcriptional regulator encodes the protein MAGISTRGIYGLAAMHVLSHAPRNRAMQIKEIAAMTQVSHSYLEQLLSALRKGGLVISIRGANGGYKLARPAHEITVLEIIEVLEGPLCKIDGNVGASVILEYFWSDIHEKVRELFMLKLSELDQSFQPYHYDI
- the trpB gene encoding tryptophan synthase subunit beta, whose product is MKKSYLASTPDENGYFGKYGGAFIPPQLEKPFKEITAAYEKLSKSHEFRHELKKIRKHYQGRPTPVYYAKNLSEYCGGGQIYLKREDLNHTGAHKLNHCMAEALIAKHLGKKKLIAETGAGQHGVALATAAAYFGLECDIYMGEVDIAKEHPNVVRMQILGARVIPATHGLKTLKEAVDSAFEAYVGDAENSLYAIGSVVGPHPFPQMVRDFQSVVGMEAREQFLEMTGMLPDHAVACVGGGSNAMGLFAGFIDDPVQLHGVEPLGVGTKLGQHAASLTYGEEGIMHGFNSVMLKDERGEPAPVYSIGSGIDYPSVGPEHAYLRDIGRTIVGTCNDAEAVDAFYKLSQLEGIIPALESAHAVAYAMKLAKENPKDAILVNLSGRGDKDIDFVVEHHPIPARP
- a CDS encoding MerR family transcriptional regulator, with protein sequence MEYKISELVAKTNVPKSTILYYIKEGVLPEAKKLKSNVHRYNEEHLELIRYIKYMQQEMGSSIEQIKSILQQKNQSFSSSFTMLAPLMQTLSGIPVGEKHYSKAEFTEHHGFDAGMLDMLLNDGILMPIGEDDYTDREASIVRLVEDFAEVGIDHDILKRYVFHAKVLADLESQIQIKLCDRRNDDNFSRLWKVMFETLFNAKQYLFSRYTYKAMYKALKEEVSGWKQL